The following are encoded in a window of Candidatus Microthrix parvicella Bio17-1 genomic DNA:
- a CDS encoding tyrosine-type recombinase/integrase, whose translation MAIRLRIVNAHPKEVDSCVGEYLADQELAGLRPVTRYQHNTLLGRLSRHISPTQLRDATSDQLRDFLLRSKANGQPLSQGTRAGEASWLRSYFGWLHRTGRRADNPTEYLPRPKHPRRLPRPIGEPDLEMAIALADARMRAWLRLAAYTGLRAAEISMLRGENVLLSQHLIVIAEGKGGRPGVVPAHPSVLQSLTDWGLPQAGWVFPHTYKHDEPIKAWSVSHKAADYLRSCGIDATIHQLRHRFATAVYQTSGRDLRTTQELLRHATPLSTAIYTWVDPADASQAVNAL comes from the coding sequence GTGGCGATCCGACTGCGGATCGTGAATGCTCACCCCAAGGAGGTCGACTCATGCGTTGGTGAGTACCTGGCCGACCAAGAACTCGCCGGGCTTCGCCCTGTGACCCGCTACCAGCACAACACGCTGCTGGGTCGATTGTCTCGACACATCAGCCCCACGCAGCTCCGAGATGCCACCTCCGACCAGCTCCGTGACTTCTTGCTTCGTTCAAAGGCCAACGGTCAGCCGCTCAGCCAAGGCACACGCGCTGGGGAGGCATCCTGGCTCCGCTCCTATTTCGGGTGGCTCCACCGAACCGGTCGACGCGCCGACAACCCCACCGAATACCTCCCGAGACCGAAACACCCACGACGACTCCCCCGTCCAATCGGAGAACCAGACCTCGAAATGGCCATCGCTCTCGCAGACGCACGAATGCGCGCATGGCTCCGCCTCGCCGCCTACACCGGGCTCAGAGCCGCCGAAATCTCGATGCTCCGAGGCGAGAACGTGCTGTTGTCCCAACACCTGATCGTGATCGCTGAAGGCAAGGGCGGACGACCGGGCGTAGTCCCCGCCCACCCGTCGGTCCTCCAATCGCTCACCGACTGGGGACTCCCCCAAGCAGGATGGGTGTTCCCCCACACCTACAAACACGACGAGCCCATCAAGGCATGGTCCGTCTCCCACAAGGCCGCCGACTACCTCCGCTCATGCGGGATCGACGCCACCATCCACCAACTCCGACACCGTTTCGCAACCGCCGTCTACCAAACCTCCGGCCGAGACCTCCGCACCACCCAAGAACTCCTCCGCCACGCCACACCCCTCAGCACCGCCATCTACACCTGGGTCGACCCAGCCGACGCATCCCAAGCCGTCAACGCGCTCTAA